A single region of the Ancylobacter novellus DSM 506 genome encodes:
- a CDS encoding NepR family anti-sigma factor yields MNDDQSEGQSATADTLSHTPIRGARTTALGSDIQAKIGQHLRAMYDDVVRQGVPDRFMDLLSQLDKNAGPKTSEDGGSR; encoded by the coding sequence ATGAACGACGATCAGTCCGAGGGCCAGTCCGCGACTGCGGACACCCTCTCGCATACTCCGATTCGGGGAGCCCGAACGACCGCGCTCGGGAGCGACATACAGGCCAAGATCGGCCAGCATCTGCGCGCCATGTATGACGATGTGGTGCGCCAGGGCGTGCCGGATCGTTTCATGGACCTGCTGTCGCAGCTCGACAAGAATGCGGGACCGAAGACGTCCGAGGACGGAGGGTCTCGGTGA
- a CDS encoding sensor histidine kinase — protein MPPLTLDLIDDAARWVTILSSLAIAVGLVRLLQLRPDFSGRTRLLTALLVALVSMFALLMLLAIFNGSRMSPDWLQSAVRIGIAALSAVGATALWINFRALVNMPSPGHVASEQRRLTLELATALQRYEMALRGSKVAIFTQDRDLRYTSVSKPLFGYPVEQVLGSTDADLLGDAQSQPIALIKRESLAASAARKGETEVNEDGGRFWYDIHIEPLRDLSGATVGLTGAVVDVTERKENEQHLRLLMRELTHRSKNLLAVIQAMARQTARHAGSIDEFVEIFSARLQALSRSHDLLVQESWHGAALIDMVRSQLGHHIDRENSQVSVTGPNIFLKPEAAQNIGLALHELSTNAAKYGALSVPSGHVDITWARRMAEAGGGFELSWRESGGPPVTVPSGRGFGSLVIERNLARALDGEVDLDFAPAGLVCHVTVPEHHLTAGR, from the coding sequence ATGCCCCCGCTCACGCTCGATCTCATCGACGATGCCGCGCGATGGGTAACGATCCTGTCGTCGCTGGCCATCGCGGTGGGGCTGGTTCGCCTGCTGCAACTGCGGCCGGACTTCTCTGGCCGCACGCGGCTGCTCACGGCACTTCTCGTGGCGCTGGTCAGCATGTTCGCGCTGCTGATGCTGCTCGCGATCTTCAACGGCAGCCGCATGAGCCCGGACTGGCTGCAATCGGCGGTGCGGATCGGCATCGCCGCGCTCAGCGCCGTCGGCGCGACCGCGCTGTGGATCAATTTCCGGGCGCTGGTCAACATGCCCTCGCCCGGCCATGTCGCCAGCGAGCAGCGCCGGCTGACGCTTGAGCTCGCCACCGCCCTGCAGCGCTACGAGATGGCGCTGCGCGGCTCGAAGGTCGCGATCTTCACCCAGGACCGCGACCTGCGCTACACCTCGGTGAGCAAGCCGCTGTTCGGCTATCCGGTCGAGCAGGTGCTGGGCTCCACCGACGCCGATCTGCTCGGTGACGCGCAGTCGCAGCCGATTGCGCTCATCAAGCGCGAATCCCTCGCCGCCTCCGCAGCCCGCAAGGGCGAGACCGAGGTGAACGAGGACGGCGGCAGGTTCTGGTACGACATCCATATAGAGCCGCTGCGCGACCTCTCCGGCGCCACCGTCGGCCTGACCGGCGCCGTGGTCGACGTCACCGAGCGCAAGGAGAACGAGCAGCATCTGCGCCTTTTGATGCGCGAGCTGACCCACCGCTCGAAGAACCTGCTCGCGGTGATCCAGGCCATGGCGCGCCAGACCGCCCGCCATGCCGGCTCGATTGACGAGTTCGTGGAGATCTTCTCGGCCCGTCTGCAGGCGCTGTCGCGCTCGCACGACCTGCTGGTGCAGGAGAGCTGGCACGGCGCGGCGCTCATCGACATGGTGCGCTCGCAGCTCGGCCATCACATCGACCGCGAGAACAGCCAGGTCAGCGTCACCGGGCCGAACATCTTCCTCAAGCCCGAGGCGGCGCAGAATATCGGCCTCGCCCTGCACGAGCTCTCCACCAATGCCGCCAAATACGGCGCGCTGTCCGTGCCGAGCGGCCATGTCGACATCACCTGGGCGCGACGCATGGCGGAGGCCGGGGGCGGCTTCGAGCTGTCCTGGCGCGAGAGCGGCGGCCCGCCGGTCACCGTCCCGAGCGGGCGCGGCTTCGGCTCGCTGGTCATCGAACGCAATCTCGCACGGGCGCTGGACGGCGAGGTCGACCTCGATTTCGCCCCCGCCGGTCTGGTCTGCCACGTCACCGTGCCCGAGCACCACCTGACCGCCGGCCGCTAG
- a CDS encoding LysR family transcriptional regulator — translation MIDRFELLLALAKERHFGRAAESCGVTQPTLSAGLKQLEEQLGVRLVERGSRFIGFTPEGERALQWARRVIGDVRAMRQEIAGMRKGLSGHLRIAGIPTAMPMLSELTTPFHEKHGDVRFTLMSASSNEVLRLIENLEADAGVTYLDNDPLGRVKTVPLYQEGYRFLTAVDAPLGDRAKVTWEEIGQVPLCLLTPDMQNRRIVDKQLTEAGHAVVPMLEANSTLALLSHVRTGKWASVVANTLADVFAFPENIRSIPIEGPEVLHQMGLVVLDREPLTPIVTALMAEARAIAPELAARM, via the coding sequence GTGATCGACCGTTTCGAACTTCTGCTCGCCCTCGCCAAGGAGCGCCATTTCGGCCGTGCCGCCGAGTCCTGCGGCGTCACCCAGCCCACCCTTTCCGCCGGCCTCAAGCAGCTCGAGGAGCAGCTCGGCGTGCGCCTCGTCGAGCGCGGCTCGCGCTTCATCGGCTTCACGCCGGAGGGCGAGCGGGCGCTGCAATGGGCGCGGCGGGTGATCGGCGACGTGCGCGCCATGCGGCAGGAGATCGCCGGCATGCGCAAGGGCCTCAGCGGCCATCTGCGCATCGCCGGCATCCCGACCGCCATGCCGATGCTCTCCGAGCTGACGACGCCCTTCCACGAGAAGCATGGCGACGTGCGCTTCACGCTGATGTCGGCCTCCTCCAACGAGGTGCTGCGGCTGATCGAGAATCTCGAGGCCGATGCCGGCGTCACCTATCTCGACAACGACCCGCTCGGCCGGGTGAAGACGGTGCCGCTCTATCAGGAAGGCTACCGCTTCCTCACCGCCGTCGACGCCCCGCTCGGCGACCGCGCCAAGGTGACGTGGGAGGAGATCGGCCAGGTGCCGCTCTGCCTGCTCACCCCCGACATGCAGAACCGCCGCATCGTCGACAAGCAGCTCACCGAGGCCGGCCACGCCGTGGTGCCGATGCTGGAGGCGAACTCGACGCTCGCTTTGCTCTCGCATGTGCGCACCGGCAAATGGGCGAGCGTCGTCGCCAACACGCTGGCCGACGTCTTCGCCTTCCCGGAGAATATCCGCTCGATCCCGATCGAGGGGCCGGAGGTGCTGCACCAGATGGGCCTCGTCGTGCTCGACCGCGAGCCGCTGACCCCCATCGTCACCGCGCTGATGGCGGAAGCCCGCGCCATCGCCCCGGAGCTCGCGGCGCGGATGTGA
- a CDS encoding PRC-barrel domain-containing protein → MTSKLATLTAAAALALAPAVAFSQSPAPESTTPPAASPMAPDAGTPQAPASEMPNTNTPSATPTTPPSGDTAAAKPAPSTPKFVSTQSSGQWLGSDLIGTAVVTSTDEKLGSISDLVLERDGSVIAAVIDVGGFLGIGAKPVAVSFDSLTPTPTDDGQKIVVALTKEELNSAPEFKSLEQMRSETSDAGAKTN, encoded by the coding sequence ATGACCAGCAAGCTTGCGACCCTGACCGCCGCCGCTGCCTTGGCGCTCGCCCCGGCGGTCGCATTCAGCCAGAGCCCGGCGCCGGAATCCACCACTCCGCCCGCCGCCAGCCCGATGGCGCCGGATGCCGGCACCCCGCAGGCTCCGGCTTCCGAGATGCCGAACACCAATACCCCGAGCGCGACCCCGACCACTCCGCCTTCGGGCGACACGGCCGCGGCCAAGCCCGCCCCCTCGACGCCGAAATTCGTGAGCACCCAGAGCTCGGGCCAGTGGCTCGGCTCCGACCTGATCGGCACCGCCGTCGTGACCTCGACCGACGAGAAGCTCGGCTCGATCAGCGATCTGGTGCTGGAGCGCGACGGCAGCGTCATCGCCGCGGTGATCGACGTCGGCGGCTTCCTCGGCATCGGCGCCAAGCCGGTGGCGGTGTCCTTCGACTCGCTCACCCCGACGCCGACCGACGACGGCCAGAAGATCGTGGTCGCCCTCACCAAGGAGGAACTGAACTCGGCGCCGGAATTCAAGTCGCTGGAGCAGATGCGCAGCGAGACCTCGGACGCCGGCGCCAAGACCAACTAA
- a CDS encoding DUF1328 domain-containing protein encodes MLGWALTFLVIALIAAVLGFGGIAGTAIEIAKIIFFVAIILFLVSAVVGLLRGRSGPVP; translated from the coding sequence ATGCTGGGTTGGGCGCTCACCTTTCTCGTGATCGCGCTGATCGCAGCGGTGCTGGGTTTCGGCGGCATCGCCGGCACCGCCATCGAGATCGCCAAGATCATCTTCTTCGTCGCCATCATCCTGTTTCTGGTATCGGCCGTCGTGGGGTTGCTGCGCGGCCGCTCTGGCCCGGTTCCGTGA
- a CDS encoding sigma-70 family RNA polymerase sigma factor yields the protein MSQFDPALRDEIIAAIPNLRAFAISLSGSVDRADDLVQETLLRAFANISSFRPGTNLPAWLFTILRNLFRSEYRKRRREVPDSDGAFAATLTTNPDQATHLDFEDFRTALDKLPPDQREALVLVGASGFSYEEAADICQCAVGTIKSRVNRARKRLGELLAIEDVEDFGPDKTTRAVLAAERA from the coding sequence GTGAGCCAGTTCGACCCGGCGCTACGCGACGAAATCATCGCCGCGATACCGAACCTGCGTGCCTTCGCCATTTCGCTCAGCGGTAGTGTCGACCGCGCCGACGATCTGGTGCAGGAGACGCTCCTGCGCGCCTTCGCGAACATTTCCAGCTTCCGGCCGGGCACCAACCTGCCGGCCTGGCTGTTCACCATCCTGCGCAACCTGTTCCGCTCGGAATATCGCAAGCGGCGGCGCGAGGTGCCCGATTCCGATGGCGCCTTCGCGGCCACGCTGACCACCAATCCGGATCAGGCGACGCATCTCGACTTCGAGGATTTCCGCACGGCGCTGGACAAACTGCCGCCGGACCAGCGCGAGGCGCTGGTGCTGGTGGGTGCCTCGGGCTTCTCCTATGAAGAGGCGGCCGACATCTGCCAGTGCGCCGTCGGCACCATCAAGAGCCGCGTCAACCGTGCGCGCAAGCGGCTGGGCGAACTGCTCGCCATCGAGGACGTCGAGGATTTCGGTCCCGACAAGACTACCCGCGCCGTGCTCGCCGCCGAGCGGGCCTGA
- a CDS encoding DNA recombination protein RmuC codes for MDQVLFVVGTHPVTLAQAIAGAAALGFLLLVLVLRAVSRNARQSALEADEQARRADELETRLVELARTQAETVGRVQSMAEVLAQRQGELARAVAERLDATTHRMGESLARSAEATHENLAKLNERLALVDQARLSLGELSGQVMSLRETLANKQARGAFGEGRLQALVSDGLPRDSFAFQHTLANGRRADCAIFLPGDKRPLLVDSKFPLEAVTAFREAQTDDARKQAQTRLKGDVGKHVKDIAERYLVSGETQDIALMFVPSESVYAELHEHFDEVIQQAFRARVVIVSPSLLMLAVQVVQAICKDARMREQADLIRAECGKLVADVIRLRDRVGNLQKHFGQVNEDVAQALTSADKIAKRGARIEQLEFEGEAIPATEPELPDTLPMLGLRGAAE; via the coding sequence CGCGCGGTCTCGCGCAATGCAAGGCAGAGCGCGCTGGAGGCCGACGAGCAGGCCCGCCGCGCCGATGAATTGGAGACCCGCCTCGTCGAACTCGCCCGCACCCAGGCCGAGACGGTCGGACGTGTGCAGTCCATGGCCGAGGTGCTCGCGCAACGCCAGGGCGAGCTCGCCCGCGCCGTCGCCGAGCGGCTCGACGCCACCACCCACCGCATGGGCGAGAGCCTCGCCCGCTCAGCCGAGGCGACGCACGAGAACCTCGCCAAGCTCAATGAGCGCCTCGCCCTCGTCGATCAGGCCCGTCTCAGCCTCGGCGAGCTCTCCGGCCAGGTGATGAGCCTGCGCGAGACGCTGGCGAACAAGCAGGCGCGCGGCGCCTTCGGCGAGGGGCGGCTGCAGGCGCTGGTTTCCGACGGCCTGCCGCGCGACAGCTTCGCCTTCCAGCACACGCTGGCGAATGGGCGGCGCGCCGACTGCGCCATCTTCCTGCCCGGCGACAAGCGCCCGCTGCTGGTCGATTCCAAGTTCCCGCTGGAGGCCGTCACCGCCTTCCGCGAGGCGCAGACCGACGACGCGCGCAAGCAGGCGCAGACCCGGCTCAAGGGCGATGTCGGCAAGCATGTGAAGGACATCGCCGAGCGCTACCTCGTCAGCGGCGAGACGCAGGACATCGCGCTGATGTTCGTGCCGTCCGAGTCGGTCTATGCCGAGCTGCACGAGCATTTCGACGAGGTGATCCAGCAGGCGTTCCGCGCCCGCGTCGTCATCGTGTCGCCCTCGCTGCTGATGCTGGCGGTGCAGGTGGTGCAGGCGATCTGCAAAGATGCGCGCATGCGCGAGCAGGCCGATCTCATCCGCGCCGAATGCGGCAAGCTGGTCGCGGACGTGATCCGCCTGCGCGACCGGGTCGGCAATCTGCAGAAGCATTTCGGCCAGGTGAACGAGGACGTGGCGCAGGCGCTGACCTCCGCCGACAAGATCGCCAAGCGCGGCGCCCGCATCGAGCAGTTGGAGTTCGAGGGCGAGGCGATCCCGGCGACCGAGCCGGAGCTGCCGGACACGCTCCCCATGCTCGGTCTCAGGGGTGCGGCGGAGTAG
- a CDS encoding response regulator produces MSTSQLVAQHLPFLRRYARALSGSQSAGDAYVTAMLETLIADPAILDRDADPRVALYRLLTRLWDSVSLNAKVDQTPAAIQGEHRLGHITPVVRQAFLLVSLEGFTEEDAAQVLEIDVPTLRNLVEDAGRELAAEIATDVLIIEDEPFIALDLEGLVESLGHRVTGIARTHTEAVELARRKAPGLILADIQLADGSSGLDAVNELIAKVEVPVIFITAYPERFLTGVRPEPAFLIAKPFQPSTVAAVISQALFFERRARPREQRATA; encoded by the coding sequence GTGAGCACTTCTCAACTTGTCGCGCAGCACCTGCCGTTCCTGCGCCGCTATGCGCGTGCGCTCAGCGGCAGCCAGTCCGCGGGCGACGCTTATGTAACGGCGATGCTGGAGACCCTCATCGCCGATCCTGCCATCCTCGACCGTGACGCCGATCCCCGCGTTGCCCTCTATCGCCTCCTCACCCGCCTTTGGGACTCGGTGTCCCTGAACGCCAAGGTCGACCAGACGCCGGCGGCGATCCAGGGCGAGCACCGCCTCGGCCACATCACCCCGGTGGTCCGCCAGGCCTTCCTGCTGGTCTCGCTCGAAGGCTTCACCGAGGAGGACGCCGCGCAGGTCCTCGAGATCGATGTCCCGACCCTGCGCAACCTCGTCGAGGATGCCGGGCGCGAGCTGGCGGCGGAAATCGCCACCGACGTCCTGATCATCGAGGATGAGCCCTTCATCGCGCTGGACCTGGAAGGCCTCGTGGAGAGCCTCGGCCACCGCGTCACCGGCATCGCCCGCACCCATACCGAGGCGGTCGAGCTCGCCCGCCGCAAGGCGCCGGGCCTGATCCTTGCCGACATCCAGCTCGCCGACGGCTCCTCCGGCCTCGACGCCGTGAACGAGCTGATCGCCAAGGTCGAGGTGCCGGTGATCTTCATCACCGCCTATCCGGAACGCTTCCTCACCGGCGTGCGGCCGGAGCCGGCCTTCCTGATCGCCAAGCCCTTCCAGCCCTCGACGGTCGCCGCCGTCATCAGCCAGGCACTGTTCTTCGAGCGCCGGGCGCGTCCACGGGAGCAGCGCGCGACCGCCTGA